The Horticoccus luteus DNA window GCGCCCCTCGCACCAATCCCGTCCGCCCGCGTCATCGACCTCCGCCGCCGCGCTGTCGCCGCCGCACTTCCCGCGCGCGAGGATCCGCTCTTGCCCGGCAGCAACAGCTTCGCTCTTTCCGGCGCCCACACCACGACCGGCGCCGCCCTCCTTGCGAACGATACACACCTCGGCCTCAGCGTGCCCAACACCTGGTATCGCGCGTCCCTCACCTGGCCCGGCGCCAGCGGTGCACCCGCGCACCACGTCACCGGCGTCACGCTTCCCGGCACCCCCCTCGTTGTCGCCGGCAGCAACGGCCACGTCGCCTGGGGTTTCACCCACTCGTATGCCGATACCACCGACGTCGTCATCGTCGAGCCCAACGGCATCGCCGATTTTCTCTACAAAGTCGGCGACAAGAGCGTCGACTTCGAACATCGCCACGAAGTCATCCGCGTGCGCGGCGGCAAACCCGTCGCGCTCGACGTCGCATGGACCGTCTGGGGCCCCGTCATCGGCACCGCCGCCAACACCCGTCCCCTCGCCCTCCGCTGGGTCGCCCACGAGCCGCATGCCGTTGACCTGACGCTCGTGGAAATGGAAACCGCCACCACCGCCGCCGAAGGCGTTGCGATCATGCAACGCGCCGGGCTCCCGCCCGAAAACGTCCTCCTCGCCGATGCCCAGGGCCACATCGCCTGGACCGTCGCCGGCAAATTCCCAAAACGCGTCGGCTTCGACGGCCGTTACGATGTGTCGTGGACTTACGGTGATCGTCGCTGGGACGGATTCTATTCCGCCGCCGAAACGCCTTCGCTCCTCGACCCGCCCGACGGCCGCCTGTGGACCGCCAACAACCGCGTCGTCGGCGGCGCTGGCCTCGCTGTCCTCGGCGACGGCGGCTACGCCAACCCCGCCCGCGCCGCGCAGATTCGCGACGACCTCCGCGCCCTCGACCACGCGCAACCCCGCGACCTGCTCAACATCCAGCTCGACGACCGCGCCGTGTTTCTTGCGCGCTGGCACGCCTTGCTCCTGCGCGTGCTCACCCCCGACGCCACCGCCGCGCAGCCCGCGCGCGCCGAGTTGCGCCGCCTCGTCGAAAAGTGGGATGACCGCGCCAGCACCGACTCCGTCAGCTACCGCCTCGTGCGCGCGTTTCGCAACGCCACCGCCGCGCTCGTCCTCGATCCCATCTTCGCCCCCTGCACGCGTTCCTACGACGCCTTCGACTGGCACGAACTGCCCTACGAGCCCGCCCTCTGGCGCCTGCTCGAAGCGCAACCCGTCCACCTGTTGAATCCCAAATTTCACCGCTGGGACGACCTGCTCACCGCCGCCGCCGATCAAGTGCTCGCGCGCCTCGACGACCAGGGCGTTGCGCCTGCGCACGCGACCTGGGGCGCCCTCAACACCGCCCGCATCCGCCATCCGCTCTCCCTCGTGCTGCCCGGCTGGCTGACCGGCTGGCTGACCGGCTGGCTTGATATGCCCGCCGACCAGCTTCCCGGCGACACCAACATGCCGCGCGTGCAAGGTCCCTCTTTCGGTGCCAGCGAGCGCTTTGTCGTTTCGCCCGGCCACGAAGCCGAAGGCATTTTCCACATGCCCGGCGGCGAAAGCGGCCATCCGCTCTCCCCGTTCTACCGGGCCGGCCACGAAGCCTGGGTGCATGGGAAACCCACGCCGTTTCTGCCCGGCCCTGCCCAACACACCCTCACGCTCACGCCGTAGCCGGCGAGCGCACGGCGGTCGCGCCGCTCGTCGCTTTCGCCGGCCGCCAGCCTTTCGCATTGAGCCGCGCTTTGATTCAGCCCTTGCTCGCGCGCACGTGGCATGAGCAAGACGCAACGCAGCTTCACCGTTTATTTCGCCGGCGCGCTCTTCACCACGAAGGATCTCATCGGCAACGCCTATCTCGCCGAGGCGATTTACGAACGCTCCCACGGCCGTTACCGCAGCGTGCTTCCCCAGGATGCTTCGCCGCGCGGCCGCTCGCCCCAAGCCATCCGCGATCACGCCCTGCGCGCCCTCTTCGCCGCCGACCTCGCGCTTTTCAACTACGACGGCCTTGAGCTCGATTCCGGCACCGTCGCCGAATTCATGGCCGCGAAATTCGCCGACATCCCCGCCGTCCTCCTCCGCAGCGATGCCCGCTCCACCACCGCGCGCCGCCCGCAGCCTTGGAATGTGATGACGAGTTTCTTCCCCCGCACCGCGACTGTTCTGCTGCCCAGTCTCCCGCTCTACCATGGATGGCACGAGAAACGTCATCCTCGCGCCGCCGACGACGTCGTTCGCCTCGCGGGCTTGCACGCCTCCGCCGACGCCCAGCGCGTGTGCGACCACATCGCCCTCCACTGCGTGCGCGCCTTCGACCGCCTCGTCGCGCTCGAACCCGTGATGCCGAAACATCTCCGCGAAGAGGTTTACCAATGGCTGGCGCTCATGCCCGGCTTCCGCGGCAAGGCGAAAGCCCTCCGCAAAGAATTCGAGCGCTGTCTCGAACAGAAAGTGAAACGCGATCTGCTCTAGAAAACGCCTGCTTACCCCACTCCATGCTGCACGTCCTCGATCACCCGTTAGCCGCGCACGTCATTACTCACCTGCGCGACAAAACCACCAAGCCCGCGACCTTTCGCACGCTCGCCTACCAGATCAGCCTCCTGCTCGCGATCGAGGCCACGCGCAATCTCGCCGTCGAAGACAAACTCATCGAAACGCCGCTCGAGCCGATGCACGGTCGCGTGCTCGCGCACAGTCCGCTCGTCGTCGTGCCCATCCTCCGCGCCGGCCTCGGCATGGTGCAGCCGTTCCTCGACATCTTTCCCGACGTCAGCGTCGGCTACATCGGGCTCGAACGCGACCATGCTACCGCCGTCGCCCGCAGTTATTACTGCAAACTTCCTCCCCTCGCGGGCAACACCGTCTTCCTCGTCGATCCCATGCTCGCCACCGGCGGCTCCGCGGCACAGGCGCTGACGGTCGCCAAGGAAAACGGCGCCACCGCGCCGCGCCTCGTCTGCATCGTCGCCTCGCCCACCGGCGTCGCCGAGATCGAGCGTCATCATCCCGGCACCGAAATCTACGTCGCCGCGCTCGACCGCGAGCTCAACGCCCGCAAATACATTCTCCCCGGCCTCGGCGACTTCGGTGACCGCCTCTACGGCACGTGAACGTCCGCGCGCGGCGCGCGCGCCTCACCGCTCCCACGTTTCCGCCGCGTCGCGCACCGCCTGCTGCAACATCGGCCAGCGCACTTCGCCGTAGTTAAACGCGTAGCACAGCTTCCCGTCGCGCATCACCCACGTCGTCGGCAGCCACGTCACTGGCAGATCCATGAACACTTCCGCCCGCTCGCCCGCTTTGCGCGATGCTTGCGGATGCGACACCACCGTCAGATTCCCGCGATCCACCACCCCCGAATCGGCGAGCAATTTCTTGCCGTCCTCCGCGCTCCACATCGTCACAAACACGAATTTCACGTCGAGATTCGACGCCACAAACGTGCTCCATCCGTCCTTCGCCAGCTCGGCGCGGCTGTTGGGACACCACGGCGCCCAGAAGTGCACCACCGTCACCTGCGGCCCCGCCGCGATCGCCGCCACTTGCTCCTCCACATCCAGCCAGCCGGCGTGCCCCGGCGCGCTTCGCGCTCCCGTCACCATCAGCAACGACCCCAGCATCAGCAGCAGCGTTTTCATTTTTCAGCTCTAGGGGGTGGGCGCCGGCGAAGCAACCGCCGGCTGCTTTCCGTCCAGCTCCATCAGTCGCTGCCGCACCAAATAATGCCGCTGGTCGCGCGGGAACTCGCGCAGCAACTTTTCATAAAACGTCCGCGCCTGCGCCACGTTTCCCGCTGCACGCGAAAGCTCCGCGATCTGCACGTAAGTGTCCGCCCGCGTGATCAGCTCCAAATTCCCCTCGCGCTCCGCCGCCAGCAGATGCGGCAACGCCTGCTGCGCCGGCAGTCGGTAGTGAAAGATCGCGCCCGCCACCACGAGATGCAGTTCGCTCCGCGCCGCGGGCTGTTGCGCCCACGCCAATAGTTTTTCCGCGCGGGCAATGCGCTCCGCCGGCGGCTCGTCGAGCTGCAGCGCGTAAACCTCCAGCAACGCCAGCCGGCTGATCGCCGCCTGCGCCCAGCGCGACGCCGGTTGCTGTTCGATCAACGCGCGAAACTCCCGCGCCGCTGCCGCCGGGTTCGGCCGCGAGAGATGATGCTGCGCGATTCGCCCCAGATAAAACCGCGCCGCCAGCGCCACGTCGTCGCGCCCCTCGTCCGCCAGCGCCGCGAATTTTTCCCGCGCGGCCTCCGTCTGCGCATCGCTCACCGGCTGCGTCACGAGCATCGCCACCGCCTCGCCCAAGCGCGCCTCGCGCGCGGTCGCCGGCTGACCCGCCGCCTGCACCTGCGCGAAGATTTTCCGCGCGACCTCCGGTTGATAGCCGGCAATCGCCCGCCAGCCATCGGCCAGGCCCGCGCCGCGCGCCGCCACCGCTCCGCCCAACACCAGCGCCGCCATGCCAAAGGCAATTCTCATTGTCGCCTCGGCTGCGCGAGCAACTCGCGTTGTTGATACAAGGTTGCTTCGTTCATCACCGTCGCCAGCGGCAGCGCCTCCGCTGGATGATCGCGCGGCGCGAGCTCCACCTTCGCGGCTGCCACCGCGTCTTCCCGGCACATATTCTGCCGCCCCGCGCTTTCCAGCCGCCGCAAATCCTCGCGAATCACACCCTCCACGCCCGCGTTGATCGCCGCGCGATACGCCTCCACGCTGCCGCCCTCGCCCCACAATTTGCTGATTTGCGTGCGCAGGTAATTCAAGGCGTCCGTGCCCGTCAGCCCCATGAAACTCGCGCCCCACCCGATGCCTTCCGTCTCCTGGGTAAACTGCGCCGCGAAGTTCGAGGGCCGCACCCCGATCGTCGCCGGCTGCCAGTTGCTGATGTTGGTGAAAAGCGTGGCGCCTTCCTGGCTCGTCAGAAACCGTAGGAAATCCAACGCCTCCGCGCGATGCTTCGTCGTGCGGTTGAGATAGAAACCCATGCCCGTCAGCACCGGCCCTTCGCTGAACGGCCCGCGCGTGAACCGGCCGTAAACCGGGTCGTCCTCCCGCGGATGCGGGTAGCGAAACGCGCCGATCGCAAACGGACACATCTGCAGCAGGCTGCTCGCATCCCAGCTCGGCACCACCGCCATCAACGCCCGGCCGTTCACGAAATCCGCCAGCGCCGCATCCCGCGTGCGTTGCAAAAACCCCGGCGTGCTCACGTCGCCCAGCTCGCGCAGCAGATGCAGCGCCGCCACCACGTCCGGCGTGTTGTAGCTCCAGTCGCCGCGCAAATAGTCGCCCGCCGCCTCCAGATCCGTAATGCGCAACCGGTGATCAAAATCCAGCCGCTCCGCGAGGCCGGTCAGCTCGCAGCTCATGATCGCATACATCACAAACGCGTAACTGTCCTTCGACATCGCCAGCGGAGACAGCGTGAGCCCGTGCGTCTGCGCGTAACGTTTCGTCGTCGCGCACAACGCCAGAAACGCCCGGTAATCCGCCGGCGGCGTCTCCGCCCCGGTGATCGTTTTCAACATCGCCCGGTTGTAGACGAGCCGCGGGATGTGCGAGGTCACCGTGATGGCATAGTAGTGGTTCAACGCCTTCACGAAACTGTCCTCATTCGTCATGCCATCGACGTTGGTGTCGCGCCACGCCACGCCTTCGAGCGGCGTCCCGCGATTGTAAGGATTCGGCTTCACCACCTCGTCATCGATCGGCTGGAAATACCGCGGGATGTTCGGCCACGCCCAGACATACTCCACGAGGTCGGGCCCCGTGCCGCCGACCATCTGCGTCTGCACCCACGGCAGATAAATCGTGTCGCTGCCCGGCACGTCGATGCGCTCCACCTTCACGTGCGGGTTCAATTCTTCGTAACGCTTGATGATCGCGTCGAGCGCCTCGCGCACCGTCCCTTCCAGCTGCCACTGCGAAAATCGAATCGTCACCTGCCCGGGCGGCGTCGGCGCAGCCGTGCGGCGAAATACCACCGCGGCCGACACCAGATAAGCGGCGGCGAGCACGATGAACGCAGGCTGGGGCAACCGGAAACGCACGAACGCCCGCCGACGTTGCCGCGCCTCCCCGCCAACGCAATCTCCGCGTGCGCTCCCGTTAAGGCACCGCCGGCTTTTTCCCCGCCGCCACCGCGTCGATCACCTGCCGCAAACTCCAGTTGCGCCAATCCCGCGGAAACTCCTTCGCCAGCTTCGCGGCGTAGGCGTTGGCCTGGGCCAACTGGCCGAGTCGCGCCGACAAATCCCCGATCTGCACATACATGTCCGCGCGGATCGTTTCCGAAAGCGGCAGATGCTCGCTCAGCTTCCC harbors:
- a CDS encoding nucleoside 2-deoxyribosyltransferase, translating into MSKTQRSFTVYFAGALFTTKDLIGNAYLAEAIYERSHGRYRSVLPQDASPRGRSPQAIRDHALRALFAADLALFNYDGLELDSGTVAEFMAAKFADIPAVLLRSDARSTTARRPQPWNVMTSFFPRTATVLLPSLPLYHGWHEKRHPRAADDVVRLAGLHASADAQRVCDHIALHCVRAFDRLVALEPVMPKHLREEVYQWLALMPGFRGKAKALRKEFERCLEQKVKRDLL
- a CDS encoding TlpA family protein disulfide reductase codes for the protein MKTLLLMLGSLLMVTGARSAPGHAGWLDVEEQVAAIAAGPQVTVVHFWAPWCPNSRAELAKDGWSTFVASNLDVKFVFVTMWSAEDGKKLLADSGVVDRGNLTVVSHPQASRKAGERAEVFMDLPVTWLPTTWVMRDGKLCYAFNYGEVRWPMLQQAVRDAAETWER
- a CDS encoding penicillin acylase family protein → MRAFLRFLRLAAIIAAVVVLLLAVAGGWFYWRLHRSLPQLDGTAPLPGLSARVTVTRDALGVPTIQGATRLDVARALGYLHAQDRFFQMDLLRRSAAGELSELIGSATIELDKLHRVHGFRRSAHATFAASAPAQRDLLEAYAAGVNAGLAALRSRPFEYLVFRAQPQPWLPEDSLLVGYAMMLDLQGDHGTGRYERTLTALRDQLGGEAVSFFAPTLTPTDAALDGTTAPLAPIPSARVIDLRRRAVAAALPAREDPLLPGSNSFALSGAHTTTGAALLANDTHLGLSVPNTWYRASLTWPGASGAPAHHVTGVTLPGTPLVVAGSNGHVAWGFTHSYADTTDVVIVEPNGIADFLYKVGDKSVDFEHRHEVIRVRGGKPVALDVAWTVWGPVIGTAANTRPLALRWVAHEPHAVDLTLVEMETATTAAEGVAIMQRAGLPPENVLLADAQGHIAWTVAGKFPKRVGFDGRYDVSWTYGDRRWDGFYSAAETPSLLDPPDGRLWTANNRVVGGAGLAVLGDGGYANPARAAQIRDDLRALDHAQPRDLLNIQLDDRAVFLARWHALLLRVLTPDATAAQPARAELRRLVEKWDDRASTDSVSYRLVRAFRNATAALVLDPIFAPCTRSYDAFDWHELPYEPALWRLLEAQPVHLLNPKFHRWDDLLTAAADQVLARLDDQGVAPAHATWGALNTARIRHPLSLVLPGWLTGWLTGWLDMPADQLPGDTNMPRVQGPSFGASERFVVSPGHEAEGIFHMPGGESGHPLSPFYRAGHEAWVHGKPTPFLPGPAQHTLTLTP
- a CDS encoding ABC transporter substrate-binding protein, with amino-acid sequence MPQPAFIVLAAAYLVSAAVVFRRTAAPTPPGQVTIRFSQWQLEGTVREALDAIIKRYEELNPHVKVERIDVPGSDTIYLPWVQTQMVGGTGPDLVEYVWAWPNIPRYFQPIDDEVVKPNPYNRGTPLEGVAWRDTNVDGMTNEDSFVKALNHYYAITVTSHIPRLVYNRAMLKTITGAETPPADYRAFLALCATTKRYAQTHGLTLSPLAMSKDSYAFVMYAIMSCELTGLAERLDFDHRLRITDLEAAGDYLRGDWSYNTPDVVAALHLLRELGDVSTPGFLQRTRDAALADFVNGRALMAVVPSWDASSLLQMCPFAIGAFRYPHPREDDPVYGRFTRGPFSEGPVLTGMGFYLNRTTKHRAEALDFLRFLTSQEGATLFTNISNWQPATIGVRPSNFAAQFTQETEGIGWGASFMGLTGTDALNYLRTQISKLWGEGGSVEAYRAAINAGVEGVIREDLRRLESAGRQNMCREDAVAAAKVELAPRDHPAEALPLATVMNEATLYQQRELLAQPRRQ
- the upp gene encoding uracil phosphoribosyltransferase, whose product is MLHVLDHPLAAHVITHLRDKTTKPATFRTLAYQISLLLAIEATRNLAVEDKLIETPLEPMHGRVLAHSPLVVVPILRAGLGMVQPFLDIFPDVSVGYIGLERDHATAVARSYYCKLPPLAGNTVFLVDPMLATGGSAAQALTVAKENGATAPRLVCIVASPTGVAEIERHHPGTEIYVAALDRELNARKYILPGLGDFGDRLYGT